From the genome of Gracilinanus agilis isolate LMUSP501 chromosome 2, AgileGrace, whole genome shotgun sequence, one region includes:
- the ROMO1 gene encoding reactive oxygen species modulator 1, whose protein sequence is MPVAVGPYGQSQPSCFDRVKMGFVMGCAVGMAAGALFGTFSCLRIGMRGRELMGGIGKTMMQSGGTFGTFMAIGMGIRC, encoded by the exons ATGCCAGTGGCCGTGGGTCCCTATGGTCAGTCCCAGCCCAGCTGCTTCGACCGGGTGAAGATGGGCTTCGTGATGGGCTGCGCCGTGGGCATGGCGGCTGGGGCGCTGTTCGGTACCTTCTCGTGCCTCAG GATCGGGATGCGGGGCCGGGAGCTGATGGGCGGAATTGGCAAAACCATGATGCAGAGCGGGGGTACCTTCGGAACATTTATGGCCATCGGAATGGGCATTCGCTGCTAA